One window of the Nitrospirota bacterium genome contains the following:
- a CDS encoding MlaE family lipid ABC transporter permease subunit — translation MLTLLRTIGSTTLWLLETMGRMFIFLLSAAYHALTPPFKYRMLLRQMRFFGNKSMLVILLTGAFTGMVLALQIFYTLTKFGAEAMLGPAVALSIIRELGPVLSALMITGRAGSALTAEIGIMRITDQIDALVSMALNPLRYLVVPNLVGAVIVFPLLMGIFDVIGIFGGYLVGVKLLGLASGTYFSQMETFVDMGDIMHGFYKSLCFGVIVAWISCYKGYNASRGAAGVSKATTEAVVMCSVLILVWDYFMGSVLL, via the coding sequence GATAGGGTCAACGACGCTGTGGCTCCTGGAGACCATGGGCCGCATGTTCATTTTTCTCTTATCGGCCGCATATCACGCCCTCACCCCGCCCTTCAAGTACCGGATGCTCCTCAGGCAGATGCGGTTCTTCGGCAACAAGTCCATGCTGGTCATCTTGCTGACGGGGGCCTTCACGGGCATGGTCCTGGCGCTTCAGATCTTCTACACCCTGACGAAATTCGGCGCAGAGGCGATGCTGGGGCCGGCGGTGGCCTTGAGCATCATCCGGGAGCTGGGGCCGGTGCTCTCGGCCCTGATGATAACGGGCCGGGCCGGCTCGGCGCTGACGGCGGAAATAGGCATCATGCGCATTACGGACCAGATAGACGCCCTGGTCTCCATGGCCCTGAACCCCCTGAGGTACCTGGTCGTGCCCAACCTCGTGGGGGCCGTCATCGTCTTCCCGCTGCTTATGGGGATATTCGACGTCATCGGCATCTTCGGCGGATACCTGGTGGGAGTGAAGCTCCTGGGCCTTGCGTCCGGGACCTATTTCTCCCAGATGGAGACGTTCGTGGACATGGGGGATATCATGCACGGGTTTTACAAGTCCCTGTGCTTCGGGGTCATCGTGGCCTGGATATCCTGCTACAAGGGCTATAACGCCAGCCGCGGGGCGGCCGGCGTGAGCAAGGCCACCACGGAGGCGGTGGTCATGTGTTCGGTGCTCATCCTGGTCTGGGACTATTTCATGGGGTCGGTGCTGCTTTAA